One window of the Clostridium sp. MB40-C1 genome contains the following:
- the murQ gene encoding N-acetylmuramic acid 6-phosphate etherase → MSERNINTIDLDTLSTLEIIRKINEEDEKIAKAIKEEEENIATAINIIVKTLKEGGKMFYIGSGTSGKLGVIDASDCPPTFGVEDSLVQGIISGGDAAVSGWLEHTEDDKELAIEDLKARKITNKDVLIGITASGNTPYVNSAIKYANELGCRTIGIMCSKSGSIRNICDLTIAVDVGAEVIMGSTRMKAGTAQKMILNMLSTTAMIKLGKTYSNLMVNVKPINDKLKERVKEIVMLATGKNLAVVEKILMECNYDPKTAIVMIKTGISVKEAHEKLKLHNGRVYDALKG, encoded by the coding sequence ATGAGTGAAAGAAATATAAATACTATTGATCTAGATACTTTAAGTACTTTGGAAATAATAAGAAAAATAAATGAAGAAGATGAAAAAATAGCAAAAGCTATAAAAGAAGAAGAAGAGAATATAGCTACTGCTATAAATATTATTGTTAAAACCTTAAAAGAAGGGGGGAAAATGTTCTATATAGGTAGTGGAACTAGTGGAAAGCTTGGAGTTATAGATGCTTCAGATTGTCCTCCAACTTTTGGTGTTGAGGATTCTTTAGTACAAGGCATTATATCAGGTGGAGATGCAGCTGTAAGTGGGTGGCTTGAACATACTGAAGATGATAAGGAATTGGCTATAGAGGACCTAAAGGCAAGAAAAATAACCAATAAAGACGTTTTAATTGGAATAACTGCTAGCGGTAATACTCCTTATGTAAATAGTGCTATAAAATATGCAAATGAGTTGGGATGTAGAACTATAGGCATTATGTGTAGTAAAAGTGGATCTATTAGAAACATATGTGATTTAACTATAGCTGTAGATGTTGGAGCAGAAGTTATAATGGGTTCCACAAGAATGAAAGCTGGAACTGCACAAAAAATGATTTTAAATATGTTAAGTACTACCGCCATGATTAAGCTGGGAAAAACTTATTCTAATCTTATGGTTAATGTAAAACCTATAAATGATAAGCTAAAAGAGAGAGTTAAAGAGATAGTTATGTTGGCAACAGGTAAAAATTTAGCAGTGGTGGAGAAAATTCTTATGGAATGCAACTATGACCCTAAAACTGCTATAGTTATGATTAAAACAGGAATTTCAGTTAAGGAAGCACATGAAAAGCTAAAATTACATAATGGTAGAGTTTACGATGCTTTAAAAGGCTGA
- the nagA gene encoding N-acetylglucosamine-6-phosphate deacetylase — MKAIINGKIIIENKILEDKVLFFDEKIVDILNVDDAHLEKANKVIDAKGRYISPGFIDVHIHGAGGKDTMDGELEAIKVISNTIAKTGVTSFLPTTMTMDRKEIYTALDIIKQAMNMDLGGAKVLGAHLEGPFINPKYKGAQNEEFMIKPSLDFIKGYEDIIKIITFAPERDEDFKFLKDVKKSTNIALSIGHSDATYEQAIKAIENGVSRATHTFNAMTPLHHRKPGIIGAILNTDISCELIADNIHVHKGAINLLVSGKSTDKVILITDSMRAGCMKDGIWELGGYKVIVKNGSARLEDNTLAGSILTLDNAIKNMRENISAPLYEIVSMATVNPAKDINIYDRKGSIEKGKDADIVIFDEDVNVSMTIVEGNIVYEK, encoded by the coding sequence ATGAAGGCTATAATTAATGGAAAAATTATAATAGAAAATAAGATTTTAGAAGATAAAGTTTTATTTTTTGATGAAAAAATAGTTGACATATTGAATGTAGATGATGCTCATTTAGAGAAAGCTAATAAGGTGATTGATGCTAAGGGACGATATATTTCACCAGGGTTTATAGATGTTCACATACATGGTGCCGGTGGAAAAGATACTATGGATGGAGAGTTAGAGGCTATAAAAGTTATAAGTAATACTATAGCTAAGACTGGAGTAACATCATTCTTGCCGACTACCATGACTATGGATAGAAAAGAGATATATACTGCTTTGGACATTATAAAACAGGCTATGAATATGGATTTAGGTGGTGCTAAGGTTTTAGGAGCACATTTAGAAGGACCTTTTATTAATCCTAAATATAAAGGTGCTCAAAATGAAGAGTTTATGATAAAGCCAAGCCTTGATTTTATTAAGGGCTATGAAGATATAATTAAAATTATTACCTTTGCACCAGAAAGAGACGAGGACTTTAAGTTTTTAAAGGATGTTAAGAAAAGCACAAATATAGCTTTGTCTATAGGCCATTCAGATGCTACATATGAACAAGCAATAAAAGCTATAGAAAACGGAGTAAGTCGTGCTACCCATACTTTTAATGCTATGACTCCGTTACACCATAGAAAGCCAGGAATAATAGGTGCTATTCTAAATACTGATATATCTTGTGAACTGATAGCTGATAATATACATGTTCATAAAGGTGCTATAAATCTTCTTGTTAGCGGTAAGAGTACAGATAAGGTTATATTAATTACAGATTCTATGAGAGCAGGATGTATGAAAGATGGTATTTGGGAACTAGGTGGTTATAAGGTTATTGTAAAGAATGGTTCTGCCAGACTAGAAGATAATACTTTAGCAGGAAGTATTTTAACTTTGGATAATGCTATTAAGAATATGAGGGAGAATATAAGTGCTCCTTTGTATGAAATCGTGTCGATGGCAACAGTTAACCCTGCTAAAGATATAAATATATATGATAGAAAAGGAAGTATTGAAAAAGGAAAAGATGCTGACATTGTTATTTTTGACGAAGATGTTAATGTTAGTATGACAATTGTTGAAGGAAATATTGTCTATGAAAAATAG
- the nagB gene encoding glucosamine-6-phosphate deaminase has protein sequence MRIIVVDGYEEMSKKAANMVVSQVILKPDSVLGLATGDTPIGMYEEIISLYKNEEVDFSKVKTFNLDEYYGLSKENPQSYHYYMINHLFNHVNIYENNINIPNGMAQNIESECKNYDKKIVEVGGIDLQVLGIGVNGHIGFNEPDISFESETHLVNLDEKTIESNSRFFNSKEEVPTKAISMGIKTIMHSKKIILLACGSSKANAIFETINGKINPNMPASILQLHRDVVVIVDKEAASKLNLD, from the coding sequence ATGAGAATTATAGTAGTAGATGGTTATGAAGAAATGAGTAAAAAAGCAGCAAATATGGTAGTGAGTCAAGTTATTTTAAAACCAGATAGTGTTCTTGGATTAGCAACTGGAGATACTCCTATAGGAATGTATGAGGAAATTATAAGTCTTTATAAAAACGAGGAAGTAGATTTTTCTAAGGTTAAAACTTTTAATTTAGATGAATACTATGGTTTAAGTAAAGAAAATCCACAAAGTTATCATTATTATATGATAAATCACTTATTTAATCATGTAAATATTTATGAAAATAATATTAATATTCCTAATGGAATGGCTCAAAATATAGAATCAGAGTGTAAAAATTATGATAAAAAAATAGTGGAAGTTGGAGGGATTGACTTACAAGTTCTTGGCATTGGAGTTAATGGACACATTGGATTTAATGAGCCTGATATAAGTTTTGAATCAGAAACTCATTTAGTTAATTTAGATGAAAAGACTATAGAGTCCAATTCAAGATTCTTTAATTCAAAAGAAGAGGTTCCAACAAAAGCTATAAGTATGGGAATTAAGACTATAATGCATTCAAAAAAAATAATTTTATTGGCTTGCGGTAGTTCAAAAGCTAATGCTATTTTTGAAACTATAAATGGGAAAATCAATCCTAATATGCCAGCGTCTATTCTTCAATTGCACAGAGATGTTGTTGTTATTGTAGATAAAGAAGCTGCTAGTAAATTAAATTTAGATTAA
- a CDS encoding YjdF family protein encodes MYTSVKLTVFFEKPFWVGVFERYEDDLLSVCKVVFGSEPKDCEVYEFLLKEFSNLKFSNPILNEESKKIKLNPKRLQKNIKKETKNKEVGTKSQLAMKLQQETNKIERRKKLKEQKYQEKEKQFQLKQQKKKQKHRGH; translated from the coding sequence ATGTATACAAGTGTTAAATTAACTGTATTTTTTGAAAAGCCATTTTGGGTAGGTGTTTTCGAACGATATGAAGATGATCTTTTATCTGTTTGTAAAGTAGTTTTTGGCTCAGAACCAAAGGATTGTGAGGTATATGAATTCTTATTAAAAGAATTTTCTAATCTAAAATTTAGTAACCCTATACTCAATGAAGAATCTAAGAAAATAAAATTAAATCCTAAAAGACTTCAAAAAAATATAAAAAAAGAGACTAAAAATAAGGAAGTTGGAACTAAATCACAACTAGCTATGAAACTACAACAGGAAACAAATAAAATAGAGAGAAGAAAGAAATTAAAAGAACAAAAATATCAAGAAAAAGAAAAACAATTTCAACTAAAACAACAAAAGAAAAAACAGAAACACAGAGGTCATTAA
- a CDS encoding GntR family transcriptional regulator, producing MINIDSRSSKPIYEQIIDGIKENVIRGILKPGDKLPSVRELAVMLTTNPNTVSKAYKELERARVIEVLRGKGTYISDFSPRKDEEKMNFLKKELKQLLIEAQYMGVDKENFIKLIDEIYEDLDGKR from the coding sequence ATGATAAATATAGATAGTAGAAGTAGCAAGCCAATATATGAGCAAATAATAGATGGAATAAAAGAAAATGTTATAAGAGGAATATTAAAGCCTGGAGATAAATTGCCATCTGTAAGGGAATTAGCAGTGATGCTAACTACAAATCCTAATACAGTTAGTAAAGCATATAAAGAATTGGAAAGAGCAAGAGTTATAGAAGTTTTAAGGGGGAAGGGAACTTATATATCAGATTTTAGCCCTAGAAAGGATGAGGAAAAGATGAACTTTTTAAAGAAGGAATTAAAGCAACTCTTGATAGAAGCACAGTATATGGGAGTAGACAAAGAAAATTTTATAAAATTAATAGATGAGATTTATGAAGATTTAGATGGGAAGAGGTGA
- a CDS encoding ABC transporter ATP-binding protein, whose product MITIKNVSKILGNKKILNNINIDIEKGSIFGVIGENGVGKTTLIKCMLGIYKQDEGEITVDGQSIFENPEVKQKIGYVAAETQYYSSFKVKELVKFYSLTYDRFSYERFKELNKIFKIPENKRGRELSKGMKMRVSLMLNLSIYPEILILDEPTSGLDPIIKRKLMNILVEEVSQREMTIFMASHNLDDLERICDSVAIMEKGEIKYINKIDDMKEHIKKLQVLFKDENKAEEIKNWYEIIAVEKIGRINYLITNNYSEELQEKILKLGATFVEEIDLSLEDMFIYSIEGGKEDEKAM is encoded by the coding sequence GTGATAACTATAAAGAATGTTTCAAAAATATTAGGAAATAAAAAAATTTTAAATAATATCAATATAGACATAGAAAAAGGTAGTATATTTGGTGTTATAGGAGAAAACGGGGTAGGAAAAACTACACTTATAAAATGTATGTTAGGTATATACAAACAAGATGAAGGAGAAATAACAGTGGATGGACAATCTATTTTTGAAAATCCTGAAGTGAAGCAAAAAATAGGTTATGTAGCAGCTGAAACACAGTATTATTCATCATTTAAAGTAAAAGAACTTGTGAAATTTTATAGCCTAACTTATGATAGATTTTCCTATGAAAGATTTAAAGAACTTAATAAAATATTTAAGATACCAGAAAACAAGAGGGGAAGAGAACTTTCGAAGGGTATGAAGATGAGAGTTTCATTAATGTTAAATTTAAGTATATATCCAGAAATACTAATATTAGATGAACCTACTTCAGGATTAGATCCTATAATAAAAAGAAAATTAATGAATATTTTAGTAGAAGAAGTATCACAAAGAGAAATGACAATATTTATGGCTAGTCATAATTTAGATGACTTAGAGAGAATATGCGATTCAGTAGCTATTATGGAAAAAGGCGAAATAAAATATATAAATAAGATAGATGATATGAAAGAACATATAAAAAAGCTGCAAGTGTTATTTAAAGATGAAAATAAGGCAGAAGAAATAAAAAATTGGTATGAAATAATTGCAGTTGAGAAAATCGGGAGAATAAACTATTTAATAACAAACAATTATTCAGAAGAATTACAAGAAAAAATATTAAAATTAGGAGCAACATTTGTGGAAGAAATAGATTTAAGCTTAGAGGATATGTTTATATATTCCATAGAAGGGGGAAAAGAAGATGAAAAAGCTATGTAA
- a CDS encoding ABC transporter permease, whose protein sequence is MKKLCNNALFYKDWRTSKWISIIMTISLFWFKTIGAFGYSNSLKQFMSIDKKFIPSKMWFNEYLLVNNRDAYMVSLILAALLVVLLFKGEKQNSTCDILHFMPFKRKEIILSKIKVGFIAIIIPFLVNFIIMNLVYLKSKSYIGSSYLDIPKFYFINLLMCLFFFIFLVFIQTLVGEYLRSTIIAPIILITPYVLVKYLLVLAESTLTHSIYPKLWKLENFSSNLNIYDIVSTNNVAMNKVWKNGEWIYSNYKYVYESFSIKILVMIFLIIVFSLLSVTIYNRLKVENINQLIMFKPAEKIFNLGVAIGVGIVISIMFGMNTKSITTIYITLLLGIAMGYFISKLMIKLFSR, encoded by the coding sequence ATGAAAAAGCTATGTAATAATGCTTTGTTTTATAAAGATTGGAGAACTAGTAAGTGGATTAGTATTATTATGACTATAAGTTTATTTTGGTTTAAAACCATAGGAGCTTTTGGTTATTCAAACTCACTAAAGCAATTTATGAGTATAGATAAAAAATTTATACCTTCTAAAATGTGGTTTAATGAATATTTGTTAGTAAATAATAGAGATGCTTATATGGTTAGTTTAATTTTGGCAGCATTGCTTGTGGTATTATTGTTTAAAGGTGAAAAGCAGAATTCTACTTGTGATATATTGCATTTCATGCCGTTTAAAAGAAAAGAAATAATATTATCGAAAATTAAAGTAGGGTTTATAGCCATAATTATACCTTTCTTGGTTAACTTCATAATAATGAATTTAGTTTATCTTAAAAGCAAGTCTTATATAGGAAGTTCTTATTTAGATATACCTAAATTTTATTTCATAAATCTACTAATGTGTTTGTTTTTTTTTATATTTTTAGTTTTTATTCAAACTTTAGTAGGAGAGTACTTGAGATCAACTATAATAGCACCAATAATTCTTATAACTCCATACGTATTAGTAAAATATTTATTAGTTTTAGCAGAATCAACATTAACACATAGTATATATCCAAAACTTTGGAAATTAGAAAATTTCTCTTCTAATTTAAACATATATGATATAGTTAGTACGAATAATGTAGCAATGAATAAAGTTTGGAAAAATGGAGAATGGATATATTCTAATTATAAATATGTATATGAGAGTTTCAGTATTAAAATTTTAGTGATGATATTCTTAATAATAGTATTTAGTCTCTTATCAGTTACCATATATAATAGACTTAAGGTAGAGAATATTAATCAATTAATAATGTTTAAACCAGCTGAAAAGATATTTAATTTAGGAGTAGCAATAGGGGTTGGTATAGTGATTTCAATAATGTTTGGAATGAATACAAAGAGTATTACAACAATATATATAACCTTACTTTTAGGTATAGCTATGGGATATTTCATTTCAAAATTGATGATAAAATTGTTTAGTAGATAG
- a CDS encoding lactate utilization protein has product MTKNVLWYIEKQVNRTITNLRKRNLAGFFVKDTSDLIKLLKELIDEKSIVGVGDSMTLFETGVIDFLREGNYTFLDKYKKGITSEEKKQIYIQNFSCDTFMCSTNALTENGELYNIDGNGSRVAPMIYGPKQVILVAGINKIVKDIEEAEKRVRNYSAPIDAKRLGKDTPCTTLGYCIDCQSPNRICNDFTIIKGQFVKDRIKVIIVGKQLGY; this is encoded by the coding sequence ATGACTAAAAACGTTTTATGGTATATAGAAAAACAAGTTAATAGAACTATAACTAATCTAAGAAAACGTAATTTAGCAGGTTTTTTTGTTAAAGATACTAGTGATTTAATAAAACTCTTAAAAGAACTTATAGATGAAAAATCTATAGTAGGTGTAGGAGACTCTATGACACTTTTTGAAACAGGAGTTATAGATTTTCTTCGTGAAGGGAATTATACTTTTTTAGATAAGTATAAAAAGGGTATCACAAGTGAAGAAAAAAAACAAATTTACATACAGAATTTCTCTTGTGATACTTTTATGTGTAGTACAAATGCATTAACTGAAAATGGAGAACTTTATAATATTGATGGTAATGGAAGTAGAGTCGCCCCTATGATATATGGTCCTAAACAGGTTATTTTAGTAGCTGGAATAAATAAGATTGTTAAAGATATAGAAGAGGCAGAAAAAAGAGTTCGAAATTATTCTGCTCCAATCGATGCAAAAAGATTAGGTAAAGACACCCCATGTACTACTTTAGGCTATTGTATCGACTGCCAAAGCCCTAATAGAATATGTAATGACTTTACAATTATTAAAGGACAGTTTGTTAAAGACAGAATCAAAGTAATAATTGTAGGAAAACAGCTAGGTTATTAA
- a CDS encoding triacylglycerol lipase encodes MNKYLTKLLGIPLLALAITATTFPIKANAVDFTKNSPVLAKSSDTIAAQEPIKTLEAFNLDVTSKSNSYPIVLVHGFMGWGRDEVAGFKYWGGTNDLQEKMRDAGYEVYTATVGPVSSNWDRACELYAYIVGGRVDYGEAHAKKYGHARYGRMYPGLYKKISDTNKIHLVGHSMGGQTIRTLTQLLSEGCKEEKDYAQNNLSPLFKGGKHWIHSITTIATPNNGTTAADGNPMVDFASSAFGVLASTTGSSSLTKSIFDFKLDQWGLQKEKNESNLKYVSRVLKSDIWTHTKDISSYDLTTYGSEELNKWVEAQPDVYYFSWTVCATKEAVLTGHHIPQPGVMNKMFYPNAFVMGKYTRNESGKPVIDKSWWPNDGYVNSISENGPKLGSHDVIIDYDGTPQKGKWNAMPTLMNMDHEDIIGRFANVQGWYLNLCKQLNSLEK; translated from the coding sequence ATGAACAAATATTTAACTAAATTATTAGGAATTCCATTGTTAGCATTAGCTATAACTGCAACTACTTTTCCAATAAAAGCTAATGCTGTTGATTTCACAAAAAATTCACCAGTTTTAGCAAAATCATCAGATACTATTGCAGCACAAGAACCAATAAAGACATTAGAAGCATTTAATTTAGATGTAACTTCAAAATCTAACAGTTATCCAATAGTACTAGTTCATGGATTTATGGGTTGGGGAAGAGATGAGGTAGCAGGATTTAAGTATTGGGGAGGTACTAATGATCTTCAAGAAAAGATGCGTGATGCAGGATATGAAGTTTACACAGCAACAGTAGGTCCTGTATCTAGTAATTGGGATAGAGCTTGTGAACTATATGCTTATATAGTAGGTGGAAGAGTAGATTATGGTGAAGCTCATGCGAAAAAATATGGACATGCACGATATGGTAGAATGTATCCAGGGTTATATAAAAAAATAAGTGATACTAATAAAATTCACTTAGTTGGACATAGTATGGGTGGACAAACTATCCGTACACTTACACAGTTATTAAGCGAAGGTTGTAAAGAAGAAAAAGATTATGCACAAAATAATCTTTCACCATTATTTAAAGGAGGCAAACACTGGATTCACAGTATAACAACTATTGCAACACCAAATAATGGAACAACAGCTGCTGATGGAAATCCCATGGTTGATTTTGCAAGTTCTGCCTTTGGAGTATTAGCATCAACAACAGGTAGTAGCTCGCTTACAAAGTCTATATTTGATTTTAAATTAGATCAATGGGGATTACAAAAGGAAAAAAATGAATCTAATTTAAAGTATGTATCACGTGTTTTGAAGAGTGATATATGGACACATACAAAAGATATTTCATCATATGATTTAACAACATATGGTTCAGAAGAACTTAATAAATGGGTAGAAGCTCAACCAGATGTTTATTATTTCTCTTGGACAGTTTGTGCAACAAAAGAAGCAGTTCTTACTGGACATCATATTCCACAACCAGGAGTAATGAATAAGATGTTTTACCCAAATGCTTTTGTAATGGGCAAATATACTCGTAATGAATCAGGAAAACCTGTTATAGATAAAAGTTGGTGGCCAAATGATGGCTATGTAAATTCTATAAGCGAAAATGGGCCTAAATTAGGGTCACATGATGTTATTATTGATTATGATGGTACTCCTCAAAAAGGTAAATGGAATGCAATGCCTACACTTATGAATATGGACCATGAAGATATAATAGGACGTTTCGCTAATGTTCAAGGATGGTATTTAAATCTTTGTAAGCAATTGAATTCACTAGAAAAATAA
- a CDS encoding sugar O-acetyltransferase, producing MTEKEKMLNGKPYKSFGKELFKERQYAKELIFEFNSLHPNKIEKRNEIIKKLFGKTGDDFFIEPPFRCDYGYNISIGKNFYTNYNCTILDCAKVTIGDNVMFAPNVSLFTAGHPIHFEPRNAGIEYAFPITIGNNVWLGGGVIVNPGITIGDNVVIGSGSVVTKDISSNSIAVGNPCKTIRQITDEDKQYYFKNFKIE from the coding sequence ATGACAGAAAAAGAAAAAATGTTAAACGGAAAACCATATAAGTCATTTGGTAAAGAGTTATTTAAAGAACGCCAGTATGCAAAAGAATTAATATTTGAATTCAATTCTTTACATCCAAATAAAATTGAAAAACGAAATGAAATTATAAAAAAATTATTTGGTAAAACTGGAGATGATTTCTTTATAGAACCACCATTTCGATGTGACTATGGATACAATATTTCTATTGGAAAAAATTTTTATACCAACTACAATTGTACTATTTTAGATTGTGCTAAAGTTACAATTGGTGACAATGTTATGTTCGCACCAAACGTAAGCCTTTTTACAGCAGGTCATCCCATTCATTTTGAACCACGTAATGCTGGAATTGAATATGCTTTTCCAATCACTATAGGTAACAATGTATGGTTAGGTGGTGGTGTTATAGTAAACCCAGGAATTACCATTGGAGATAATGTAGTAATTGGTTCTGGTAGTGTAGTAACAAAAGATATCTCTTCTAATTCAATAGCTGTAGGTAATCCTTGTAAAACAATACGCCAAATTACTGATGAGGATAAGCAATATTACTTTAAAAACTTTAAAATTGAATAA
- a CDS encoding YxeA family protein, giving the protein MKKFIGLIVALLIIVGGYYTFKTNKIITFGSTKYYVKTSTQYTTEHVSDFDIYRYKITAYDKDGNEKLLDFTANKILKVDRYLKVYVKDNVVKSYEEVQKDDLPEKVKEIYKIK; this is encoded by the coding sequence ATGAAAAAATTTATAGGACTTATAGTTGCTTTATTAATAATAGTTGGAGGATACTATACTTTTAAAACCAACAAAATAATAACCTTTGGATCTACCAAATATTACGTTAAGACCTCAACACAATACACAACTGAACATGTATCTGATTTTGATATATATCGTTATAAAATAACTGCTTATGATAAAGATGGGAATGAAAAACTTTTAGATTTTACTGCTAATAAAATTCTTAAAGTAGATAGATACCTAAAAGTATATGTAAAAGATAATGTAGTAAAAAGCTATGAAGAAGTACAAAAAGATGATCTACCTGAAAAAGTAAAAGAAATATATAAAATAAAATAA
- a CDS encoding VanZ family protein, which yields MKTYLFPIKVALIFFPLLAAAICIPYAVYNYRKYGNINKLKTFIFYTFIFYSITAFFITILPLPRVDKPRFSKENYIQLIPFNFISDFLSKTKVVWNNPKTYLHVFSEPAFMQGFFNGILLLPLGIYLRYYFKKTIKQTIIISFLVSLFFEITQLTGIYGIYKYPYRLFDVDDLILNTFGGLMGYLIEPLFSIILPDINKLKIKTFTTDKYSAYPKRILAFFLDWTLCFLFFDPENIFIFVIVTFLYFILIPYLTNGFTIAKKLLKMRLRGEHDKLTFIEIFKRYGILMYCYFMPNYILNSAQNYLQSLEKYDFLIIVFILQIFLVIFGFIHLLSHIIKKDPILLHDKISGVTNIDIS from the coding sequence ATGAAAACTTATCTATTTCCAATAAAAGTAGCACTAATATTTTTTCCTCTTTTAGCAGCTGCAATATGTATTCCTTACGCTGTCTACAATTATAGAAAATATGGTAATATCAATAAATTAAAGACTTTTATTTTTTATACTTTTATATTTTATAGTATTACCGCTTTTTTTATAACAATACTTCCTTTACCACGTGTTGATAAACCTAGATTTTCTAAAGAAAATTATATTCAACTAATTCCATTTAATTTTATAAGCGATTTTTTAAGTAAAACTAAAGTTGTCTGGAATAATCCTAAAACCTATTTACATGTTTTTTCAGAACCTGCTTTTATGCAAGGATTTTTTAACGGTATTTTACTATTACCTTTAGGAATATATCTTAGATATTACTTTAAAAAAACTATAAAACAAACAATAATTATATCTTTCTTAGTTTCACTATTTTTTGAAATTACTCAGTTAACTGGTATATATGGAATTTATAAATATCCATACAGACTATTCGATGTAGATGATCTTATTCTAAATACATTTGGTGGATTAATGGGATATCTCATAGAACCTTTGTTTAGTATCATACTACCTGATATAAATAAACTTAAGATAAAAACTTTTACAACTGACAAATATTCTGCTTATCCTAAACGTATCCTAGCATTTTTTCTAGATTGGACGCTGTGTTTTTTATTTTTTGATCCTGAAAATATATTTATATTTGTAATAGTAACTTTTTTATATTTTATATTAATCCCTTACTTAACAAATGGATTTACTATAGCTAAAAAATTATTAAAAATGAGATTAAGAGGAGAACATGATAAATTAACGTTTATTGAAATTTTCAAACGTTATGGTATATTAATGTATTGCTATTTTATGCCAAATTACATATTAAATTCAGCTCAAAATTACTTACAATCTTTAGAAAAATATGATTTTCTAATAATAGTTTTTATATTACAGATTTTTTTAGTTATATTTGGTTTTATACATTTATTAAGCCACATAATAAAAAAAGATCCTATACTTCTTCATGACAAAATAAGTGGTGTGACAAATATAGATATATCTTAA
- a CDS encoding GNAT family N-acetyltransferase — MNWKLKKFGDLKLEEIYNILQLRNAIFIVEQECAFQDCDGKDQGAYHLFLEDSNNVVACLRILKKGVSYDQVSIGRVVVSKDYRGKNIAREMMLKAIDFIKQNLNETEIKIQAQAYLFNFYESLGFKKVSEEYLEDNIPHMDMLYKQ; from the coding sequence GTGAACTGGAAATTAAAAAAATTTGGAGATTTAAAACTTGAGGAAATATACAATATTTTACAATTGAGAAATGCAATATTTATTGTAGAACAAGAGTGTGCTTTTCAAGATTGTGATGGTAAAGACCAAGGTGCATATCACCTATTTCTTGAAGACAGTAACAACGTTGTTGCATGCCTAAGAATCTTAAAAAAAGGTGTTTCATATGATCAAGTATCTATTGGTCGAGTAGTAGTGAGTAAAGATTATCGTGGTAAAAACATTGCAAGAGAAATGATGTTAAAAGCAATTGATTTTATAAAACAAAACTTAAATGAAACAGAAATTAAAATTCAAGCACAAGCATATTTATTTAATTTTTATGAAAGTCTTGGTTTCAAAAAAGTTTCAGAGGAATACTTAGAAGATAATATTCCCCATATGGACATGCTGTATAAACAATGA
- a CDS encoding staygreen family protein — protein MHKLEVNIINNIQDPLKRKYTLTHSDETGIRYLFINNKFTEEKFDVLMDQVVGEWNLVNNKFIFKASCPLSCEASKYSADERYKIFKSHITRALKAIICGDKPYILANDYLTESKIYVFYMYSTENYIVEDLGLVSEYLY, from the coding sequence ATGCATAAGTTAGAAGTTAATATAATAAATAATATACAAGATCCTTTGAAAAGAAAATATACACTTACACATTCTGATGAGACTGGAATAAGATATTTGTTTATAAACAACAAATTTACAGAAGAAAAATTCGATGTTTTAATGGATCAAGTTGTTGGTGAATGGAATTTAGTAAATAACAAATTTATATTCAAGGCCTCTTGTCCCCTTAGTTGCGAAGCTAGTAAATATAGTGCAGATGAAAGGTATAAAATATTTAAAAGCCATATAACAAGAGCCCTTAAAGCAATCATTTGTGGAGACAAACCATATATTTTAGCTAATGATTATTTAACAGAATCAAAAATATATGTATTTTATATGTATAGTACAGAAAATTATATAGTTGAAGATTTAGGATTAGTATCTGAATACCTATATTGA